TACTATCACACCTTTACTACGGACTTTTTACCCAATAGTCCATCTGGTTTTATTAATAAAATAACAATGAGTATTATAAAAGCAAAAGCATCTCTGTATCCAGCAGCAGATGGCATTAAAGCGACGAGGAATATTTCTAACACTCCCAATAAAAACCCTCCGACAACTGCGCCTGGAATAGAACCTATTCCCCCCAATACGGCAGCTATGAAAGCTTTTAGTCCTGGCATGAATCCCATATACGGCTGAACATTAGGATATCTCATAGCCCACATAATTCCTCCAGCTGCTGCCATGGCTGAACCGAGTGCGAAGGTAAATCCTATAACCATATCTACATTAATTCCCATTAAAGAAGTTGTAGGAATATCTGAAGAGATAGCCCTCATAGCCATACCAATCTTTGTTCTATATACTATCCAGAATAAAAGCAAGAATAATAAAGCAGTTATAAAAAATACTATAAAAGTTAATATGGGAATTCTTGCACCACCAATATTCCATGTTTTGTCCAAAATCCATCTGTTTTTTTCATTAAAAACAGCTGTAAATGATTTTGGAACAGCCCCGAAAACAACAACAGCAAAACTTTCTAAAAAGAAACTCATACCAATAGCTGTTATTAAAGCAGAAATTCTTGGGGCATTTCTTAAAGGTTTATATGCAATTCTATCAATTAAAAATCCTAAAATTGAAGCGCCAATGACCCCTATTATAACAGCAAGCCATAATGGAGCTCCAGCAATTGAAGCATAAAGAGCAAAATAAACGCCCATCATCATAATATCTCCATGAGCGAAATTTATCAATCGTAATATACCATAAACCATGGTATATCCAACCGCTAAAAGAGCATATAATCCACCAAACATTATTCCATTAAATAAGTTTTGAAGAAAAATAGAACCACTCAATGCCGACACCTCCGTTTTTTTAAAAAATCCCCGGGAATTCCGGGGATTTATTTTATTTATATATTATTCAGCTGCAGGATTTACAGTTGTAACATATGTAAATTCTCCATTTTTAACCATATCAATAACAACAGATTTTTCTGCATCCCCGTTCTTGTTTATTGTTATCATACCAGTAGCACCTTCAAAATTCTTAACTTGTCTGATAGCTTCTGCTATAGCCTTTGGGTCAGGTTTTCCAGCCATTTCAATAGCTTTTCTTAATACTAAATATGCATCAAAT
The genomic region above belongs to Marinitoga sp. 1197 and contains:
- a CDS encoding branched-chain amino acid ABC transporter permease, which translates into the protein MSGSIFLQNLFNGIMFGGLYALLAVGYTMVYGILRLINFAHGDIMMMGVYFALYASIAGAPLWLAVIIGVIGASILGFLIDRIAYKPLRNAPRISALITAIGMSFFLESFAVVVFGAVPKSFTAVFNEKNRWILDKTWNIGGARIPILTFIVFFITALLFLLLFWIVYRTKIGMAMRAISSDIPTTSLMGINVDMVIGFTFALGSAMAAAGGIMWAMRYPNVQPYMGFMPGLKAFIAAVLGGIGSIPGAVVGGFLLGVLEIFLVALMPSAAGYRDAFAFIILIVILLIKPDGLLGKKSVVKV